The proteins below come from a single Gemmatimonadales bacterium genomic window:
- a CDS encoding IS110 family transposase produces MLHVGLDLSRRRLDFHALDERGVTVAVDATPPDADGLAALARRFAGAQVRAAIESMNGARFVHDQLELAGWQVDIADAARVKGLAPLACKTDRIDARVLAELSWRELVPAVWLPDPVVRAERERARFRLHLVRHRTSLKNRVHATLLAHGVPCPVSDLFGVSGRALLERMQLPEVWRQTLEASLRLIDELDREVEGCERELRALGAGHRYVPQLLTLPGLGWVLAYTIAAEIGDIGRFASPEKLAGYTGLCPRVYQSGESDRRGSLSKQGPRYLRWALIEATIHACRHPAYARRYQQTRRRLGKQRGPKVARVQLARTLAHAIWHMLSRNQPFAPTSATDPLAA; encoded by the coding sequence ATGTTGCACGTCGGTTTGGATCTCAGCCGTCGCCGTCTCGACTTTCACGCGCTAGACGAGCGCGGCGTGACCGTCGCTGTCGATGCGACGCCGCCGGACGCTGATGGTTTGGCGGCGCTTGCCCGCCGCTTCGCCGGCGCGCAGGTGCGGGCGGCGATCGAGTCGATGAATGGCGCCCGCTTCGTCCACGACCAGCTCGAGCTCGCTGGCTGGCAGGTGGATATCGCTGACGCGGCCCGTGTGAAGGGGCTGGCGCCGCTGGCCTGCAAGACCGACCGGATCGACGCTCGCGTCCTCGCCGAGCTGAGCTGGCGCGAGCTTGTACCAGCGGTCTGGCTGCCCGACCCGGTGGTGCGGGCCGAGCGCGAGCGTGCCCGCTTCCGCCTCCACCTCGTCCGCCACCGAACGAGCCTCAAGAACCGAGTACACGCGACCCTGCTCGCGCACGGTGTGCCATGCCCCGTCTCCGACCTCTTCGGCGTCAGCGGGCGGGCGCTGCTCGAGCGCATGCAGCTGCCCGAGGTCTGGCGGCAGACGCTCGAGGCGAGCTTGCGTCTGATCGACGAGCTCGACCGCGAGGTCGAGGGCTGCGAGCGCGAGCTGCGGGCACTTGGCGCCGGTCACCGCTACGTCCCGCAGCTGCTCACGCTGCCCGGTCTGGGCTGGGTGCTGGCCTACACGATCGCGGCCGAGATCGGCGACATCGGCCGGTTCGCCTCGCCCGAGAAACTGGCCGGATACACCGGTCTCTGCCCCCGCGTCTACCAGTCGGGCGAAAGCGACCGGCGCGGCTCGCTCTCCAAGCAGGGGCCTCGCTACCTGCGCTGGGCGCTGATCGAGGCGACCATCCACGCCTGCCGACACCCCGCCTACGCCCGCCGCTACCAGCAGACCAGGCGTCGGCTCGGCAAGCAGCGCGGCCCGAAAGTCGCCCGTGTCCAACTCGCGCGCACACTCGCCCATGCGATTTGGCACATGCTCAGCCGCAACCAACCCTTCGCTCCGACAAGCGCCACCGACCCCCTGGCCGCCTGA